CCCCTGTTATCGAGGACACCATCACATGGGAGACATCACGCAAGGGCGAACCCGGTAAACTCACATTTTCTGTGCTCAAGGACGACATCATTGATTTTTATGAGGGCGGTCAGGTAATGTTCAAATACGGCGGCGACAAGATCTTTTACGGCTTCGTTTTTGAGAAAAAACGGGACAAGGACAAGGTCATCGAAGTTACCGCCTACGATCAGCTTAGATACCTCAAAAACAAGGATACCATCAACTATGCCGACACCTCTGCGGATGAGCTTATCAGAATGATTGCCGGCGATTTTAGGCTGCATGCCGGTGAGCTTGACTCGACCGGATATAAAATCTATTCAAGAAAAGAGGACAACAAGACTCTCTTTGATATCATTCAGACCGCTCTTGACGAGACCTTGCAGAATACGGGCAAGCTGTTCGTCCTCTACGACGATTACGGCAAACTGACCCTTAAAAATGTTGAGGATATGAAGCTGAACCTACTTATCAACGAGCAGACGGGCGAAAATTTCGACTATACCTCCAGCATCGACGGCGATACATATAACAAAATCAAGCTGGTCTATGAAAACGACCAAACCAATCAGCGCCAGACCTTCACTGTTCAGGATTCCGCCAACATCAATCAGTGGGGTGTCCTTCAGTATTTCGATAAGATCCAGACCCAGTCGATCGGAGTGGCTAAAGCTAACGCCCTGCTTCAACTCTACGACCGCAAGACACGCAACCTCTCCATAAGCGGCGCCATTGGCGACACCAGTGTCCGTGCCGGATCTTCCGTTGTCGTCAACCTTGACCTCGGAGATATGGAGGTGAAAAATTTTATGCTCGTCGAAAAGG
The genomic region above belongs to Bacillota bacterium and contains:
- a CDS encoding hydrolase; amino-acid sequence: MKNVELFIQDADKIYAPVIEDTITWETSRKGEPGKLTFSVLKDDIIDFYEGGQVMFKYGGDKIFYGFVFEKKRDKDKVIEVTAYDQLRYLKNKDTINYADTSADELIRMIAGDFRLHAGELDSTGYKIYSRKEDNKTLFDIIQTALDETLQNTGKLFVLYDDYGKLTLKNVEDMKLNLLINEQTGENFDYTSSIDGDTYNKIKLVYENDQTNQRQTFTVQDSANINQWGVLQYFDKIQTQSIGVAKANALLQLYDRKTRNLSISGAIGDTSVRAGSSVVVNLDLGDMEVKNFMLVEKVKHSFTASEHRMDLTLRGGDFIA